The Chitinophaga caeni genome segment GGGCTTTGGCAGCCTGGGACAAAAAGATGTACCACGATATTTTCGGGGTTTCGTTTACAGCCTTTGTAACCGCCATCGGTGGAGGTACCTTGCGCGATGTAATCCTGGGCATTCACCCGATCGTATGGGTCAAGGATCAATCCTATATTATTGCGATTGCCTGCGGTGTATTGGTAACCGTACTTTTCAGGAGATATTTGCTGCGCTACAGGCGTTCTCTCTTTTTATTTGATACGATCGGGATCGGTTTTTACACGATTCTCGGTGTACAAAAGTCCTTGGCTTTCGGTGTAAACCCATGGGCTGCCGTTATCATGGGCATGATGTCGGCGATTTTTGGAGGGGTAATCCGCGATACGCTGGTCAATGAGATACCGCTAATATTTTCACGTCAAATATATGCAACGGCCTGTCTTGCCGGCGCCACGTTATACATACTATTAGGATATACAGGGATTGACCCGAATATCAATACGATCATTGGTATTATCTTGATTATCAGCATCCGTTTATTCTCATTAAGAAAAGGTTGGTCATTACCTTACTTAGAAAAGGCCCGTAAATAAAAAAATACTGTTAAAATAGACCGGTATTTAAAGGCTTAATGGGTGCGTTTCAAGGTTATCTCGACTAAAAAAATTATATTTATAAGAAGCCTTGGAGTGAAAACTCCAAGGGAAAGGAATTATTCGCGAGTCTTAAACAAGGAGATAGGATTGATTACACCCGTAACCATATTAAAACAGTATTGGGGCCATCCGAAATTTCGACCGTTACAGGAAGACATTGTACAAGCGATATTAGCAGGAAAGGATACATTGGCCTTATTACCCACAGGCGGAGGCAAATCTATTTGCTTCCAGGTTCCTACCATGATGCTCAAAGGCATGTGCTTGGTCGTTTCGCCTTTGATTGCTTTGATGAAGGACCAGGTAGAGAACCTGCGTAAGAAAAATATCAGCGCAGCACATATCTATGCCGGGATGCCCTTCAACGAGGTCGAAAAGTTGATGAACCAAGCCCGGAACGGAAAGTTCAAATTTCTCTACGTTTCTCCGGAAAGGTTGCAAAGCAAGCGTTTCCTTGAATATTGCGAGGACTTGCCGGTGAAGTTAATTGCTGTCGATGAAGCGCATTGTATTTCGCAATGGGGCTATGATTTCAGGCCTGCATACTTGAAAATAGCTTCGATACGAAGTTATTTCCCCGGTACGCCCATATTGGCGTTGACAGCTACCGCGACCAAGAAAGTGAGAAAGGATATCTGTGAGAAGTTGGAAATGGCAGATCCGCAGGTATTTACAAAGAGTTTCGTTCGCTCCAATTTATCGTACAGCGTTTTGGAGGAAGCCGCCAAGATCAACAAGATCCGCGTCATGTTGGAAAGGGTGAAGGGAACGGCGGTAATATACTGCCGTAACCGCAGGCATACCAAGGAAATTGCCCAGGCGCTCGCTGCTAATGGTGTTTCTGCTGATTATTACCATGCCGGTCTTACCACCGCGGAACGCAATCACAAGCAAGAGGCCTGGATCGGTAACAGGATCAGGGTGATGGTATGTACCAACGCTTTCGGGATGGGAATCGATAAGCCTGACGTAAGGCTCGTCGTGCACGCCGATGTGCCGGATAGCCTGGAAGCATATTACCAGGAAGCTGGGAGAGCAGGGCGTGATGAACAGAAAGCATTTGCCGTATTATTGTTCACTCCGGATGACCTATCCGAAATGACGGATCGTATTCCTCTACAATTCCCTTCCAACGTGGAAATAAAGGAAGTTTACCAAGGTATAGTGAACTATTTGCAAGTACCGGTTGGTAGTGCGGAAGGTTTGTATTTTGATTTCGATATCAATGATTTCGTTAAAAAATTTGGGATTAATATTACCCTTGCATATAGCGCTATCCGCATATTGGAGCAAGAAGGAGTGATACAGTTAAGCGAAAGCATCTTGTTGCCTTCGCGGGCGGAATTCATCGTCAACAAGGACGCTTTATATGACTTCGAAGAGCAAAACCCGCAATTAGAACCGCTGACCAAGGCATTACTACGTGCATATGAAGGTATCTTTGACCAGTCAACCAAGGTGTTCGAAAGGCAACTGGCGAGAATTTTACGCACTACGGATAAAGTTGTTGTACAGCAGTTACAACAATTACATCAATTGGGTATCATTCATTATATGCCGAAGAAGGATGAGCCGCAATTGTGCTTTTTACAACCACGGGTGCCAACAGAACAATTATCGATCGATGCAGTGAGGATACAATTATTGAAGCAATCATATGAAGAGCGTGTTGCTGCAATAATTGATTATGCCCAAAACCAGGATGAATGCCGCACCCAGGCATTGGTCGCTTACTTTGGCGAAGAATCCGCCGCCCCCTGTGGCGTTTGCGATGTTTGTATTGCAAAGAAACATGCACAATTAACACCGGGAAATGTTGAAGAACTATCTAAAGAGATATTAACTCACCTAGCGGAGCCGCATACCTTTGAACAACTGAAGTCCAAAGTACAGGTAGAAATTGAAGATCATTTGCATCATACATTGATGTTCCTAGTCGCAGAAGGATTTATAGAAAGGGATGAAATGGGTGTGATGAAAAAAAAATAGGACACATCCTGCAGCCCCGGGATTCTCCCCTTGCAGGGTGGATTCGCGAATCCACCCCGCATATTGGGGGATTCCCGGCATATTGTAAATCCCGGTATATTGCAAATCCACCCCGCATATTGGGGGATCCCTGGCATATTGTAAATCCCGGTATATTGCGAATCCACCCCGCATATTGGGGGATTCCCGGCATATTGTAAATCCCGGTATATTGCAAATCCCCAGCATATTGGGGGATCCCAGGCATATTGTAAATCCCGGTATATTGCAAATCCACCCCGCATATTGGGGGATTCCCGGCATATTGTAAATCCCGGTATATTGCAAATCCCCAGCATATCGGGGAATCCCCAACATATTGCACATCCAAATTACAATTCTACAACATGCCTGGTTTCACTGCTCAGGAATCCTGCCTCGATGATTTTAATAACATTTAATCCTTCTTCGGGCGGTACCGGGTTGAGTTTACCCTCTCTTAAATGTTCATAAACACCTTGGTAGTATTCCATATAATTTCCCTTTCCTGATGGTAAATATTCTTTAACAATTTGCCCATCGATCTCGGTATGCAATAAACCCCATTCATGTGGAGATTCGGCCCCCCAATCTTCACCAACAGGCATCAAGCCTTTTAGTAAAAGTGTTTCCTGGATATCGGCTTTATGCTTGATGAATGAACCTTTACGGCCATGTAAAATATAAGCCGGCAGCGCTTCCCGGACAAGATAGCTGGATTTGATCCTTGCTCTCATGTTGGGATAATACAATAATAGTTCGAAATAATCGTCAATCACGGAGTTGTTCCTGATCATACGTACATCTCCAAACACTGCTTGCGGCATCCCGAAGAGGCTAAGCGCCTGGTCGATGATATGAGATCCCAAATCATATAACACACCTGTTCCCTTCTGTGCTACTTCTTTATGCTTTTTATGACTTAACTCTTCTTTGAACCTGTCGTAATGAAACTCCACTTCCAGTATATCACCTAATAATCCCTGCTGCACAACCTGTTTGATCATCTTGTAATCGCTGTCATACCGCCTGTTTTGATAGACGCTAATCATCAGGTTCTTAGATTTTGCTAACTCTATCAGCTCATGCCCTTCTGCTACAGTAACCGTAAACGGTTTTTCTACGACTACATTTTTACCGGCTTCCAGCGCCATCTTCGTATATGAATAATGCGTAGTATTCGGCGTATTTACCACGATTAGCTCCAAGGTTTCATCTGCCATCAATTCTTCGATGGACCTGTAAACTTTTACATACGGGTAAATTTTCCGTGCTAAATCCTTGCTTCTTTCTACGATCGCGGTAAATTCAAAGCCGGGATTGACATGCAAAAATGGTGCGTGGAAAACGGATCCGCTATGACCGAATGAACATACCCCGGTTTTAATAGGTTGTGACATCTTTTATAAAATTTATTTCAATTCAACAAAAACTGGTGCTTGATGTAGCGTTTCCTAAAACCAGCTACTTTTTTTACTGCTTTTTCCCCCTAAGCCCAGTGCGCCCAAGATACTCCGGGTAATCATATTAGTCGCCGTTCTCGTAGCCTGGCGGGCTGCGGAACTTGACAGGATGGAATCCAATAAACTTTTCTCTTCTTTTTTTCTTCCGCTGCTCCGTCTTTCTTTAGTTGCAGGAGCTTCCTCCTTGGCAGCAACTGCCAGCTTTTCGGAAAGTATCTCGTAAGCGCTTTCGTTATCAATAGTTTGATTGTATTTCTGAGTAAGTTTGGATTTGGAAATCAATGCATCGATTTCTTGTTCCGAAAGGATGTCCATCCGGGAACGGGGTGCCACCAGCATCGTGGCTGCTAATGGAGTAGGGATGCCTTTTTCATTCAAACAGGTGATCAATGCTTCCCCGGTTCCTATTTGGGTCAATAAGGTCGCGGTATCATAAAAATCTGATAAAGGGTAATTCTCTGCTGTTTCCTTGATGGTTTTCCGGTCTTTTGCAGTGAAGGCGCGCAAGGCATGTTGCACTTTTAAGCCTAACTGCCCCAGCACCGCGGCGGGAACATCCATCGGGTTCTGCGTACAGAAGAAGATGCCAACTCCCTTTGAGCGGATCAATTTAACGATGGTTTCAATTTGCTGTAGCAATGCGTCGCTGGCTTCTTGGAAGATCAGGTGCGCTTCATCAATAAACATGACCAATTTAGGCTTGTCCATATCACCTTCTTCCGGCATCGTGGCGTATAATTCTGCTAGTAAACTCAACATGAAAGTTGAAAATAACTTAGGCCTGTCCTGGATATCTGTAACGCGCAAGATGGATATCATCCCGCGACCATCTTCATTAATCCGCATCAGGTCATCTACCTCGAATGATTTTTCACCGAAAAATAAGTCGGCTCCCTGTTGTTCTAATTCGATTACTTTCCTTAGGATCGTGCCGGTGGAACTGGTAGATATTTTACCATAATCTTTTTCGAGCGTGGCTTTACCTTCATCACTGGCAAATTGCAATACTTTCTTAAAGTCTTTTAAATCCAGTAATGGCAATTGCTCATCATCACAAAATTTAAACAGCATTGCTACAAGCCCTGCCTGTGTATCGTTTAATTCCAATATTTTCGACAGTAGTACGGGGCCAAATTCACTAACGGTTGCGCGCAAACGAACACCTTTTTCATTACTGAGGCTTAATAGCTCGGTAGGGAATGATTGGGGCACAAATTCGCCGCCGATTTTTTGATATCTTTCCTGGATTTTCGGGTTATCGGAACCTTTGGCAGCGATACCACTCAGATCTCCTTTAATATCCATCAATAATACGGGAACGCTGGCATCACTTAATCCTTCGGCAATAATTTGGATCGTTTTAGTTTTGCCCGTCCCTGTTGCGCCTGCAACAAGACCGTGACGGTTCATCATCCGTAATGGTAGGTTCACGGTTGCGCCCGGAATTACCTGGCCCTCCAGCATGGCACAGCCAAGTTTAAAAGATTCGCCTTTGAAAGTATAGCCGTTTTGAATGGATTGAAGAAATGCTTCCTGGTTTGCCATATCGAAATTATTTCCTTGAAGTTATTAATAATTGCCGATATCGCATACTCAAAAAGTAGCAGAGGGGAGAGAATTACCGGAAAGTTAATCGCTAACTTCCCGGTAAAAAACGTGATTATTTTTCGATGGGTTTCGCTTGTTCGATGCTATTTTCCATCATCAGTTTTACGTTCGTAACTTTTACCAGTTCTTCTTTCAGGTAAGATAATTTTTCAGCATCGGTTTTGCCTTCCATATCGAAGTCGAACTCTTCCATCCATGTATTCATCGCGGCATTGGCGGAATCGAGTTGATTCATGGCCTGGAGTAAGGTTGGGGGAACGGGTTGTTTCAACTTCTGCAAGCTGTCGCTATTTTGACCGAGCTCTTGTTTCAAGTTGCGGATGGTAATCATCTTTCCCATGGCGGCATCGTGGATCTCCATTACTTCTTTGTTCAACATTTTCACGCTATCCGCTATTTTAGATTTTTCCGCGGCCTGGTTCCCGCCGGATTGGCAAGCCGATAAAAGTAGGCCAATGGCCAATGTTGATGTTGATAATACCCCTAATTTTTTTCTAAGCATAATGCATTGTTTTAGTACGGATGGATAAGTATCCTTCCAATTGTTGGATGAAATTTCTATAAGTTGGATAATAGGAGTTATTTATTATAGTTCTTCTTCCCGCTCCAACATTAAGATGGCGCTTTGCGGTACGATGAAATATTTATCACCTTGATACACGACTTCTGTTGCGCCGCTTACCAGGAAAATCGCTAGATCTCCTTCATGCGCTTGCAAGGGGATATATTTCACCTTTTCATCATCCTGTTTCCAAGGTTCATCTTCCGTAGGAATGGGGATAGCATAACCGGGTCCTGTTTTAATAACGTAACCCTGCTGCACTTTCTCTTTTTCTGCTACGCCGGGCGGCAAGTACAAGCCGCTTTCCGTTCTTTCGTTGGCAGATGTTGGCTTAATCAACACCCGGTCGCCCACGACGATCAATTTTTTCAGTTTGTTGTCTGTTGTGATATGCATATTCACTAGATTTCTTTACACTTAAATATCACTTAATTTAAAAGTTTCTTTAATCCTAGCTCCTTTTTCCGTTGCTTGCAATACGCCGCATTCAACGTTGGGGTCGTGCTCGAAGAATAAAATATATTCATTGGCCAAGGCCTCGTCCAAATAGCTTTTTTTCTCCTGCAAGGTAGTTAATGGAAACATATCATATGCCATGACGTATGGAATGGGGATATGTGCCACGGAAGGAATCAAATCCGCCATATACAAAATTGTTTGGCCTTTATATTCCAATTGCGGTAACATCATTGCATCTGTATGACCATTGGCATACCTGGTTTTAAAATGTTTGCTAAAAGAAGCGCCATCGTTGGTATCTACAAATTTCAATTGCCCGCTTTCCTGTATAGGCATAATATTTTCCACCAGGAAAGATGCTTTCTCACGGGCGTTTGGAACGGTAGCCCAATGCCAATGCTTTTCATTGCTCCAGTAAGTGGCATTTTTGAACGCCGGGACTAATTTATCCCCTTCACGCACAATACTACCACCGCAATGATCGAAGTGCAAATGGGTTAAAAATACGTCGGTTATATCATCTCTATGGAAGCCCGCGGCTTTTAAAGATTTATCGAGGGAATCATCTCCATGTAAATAATAATGGCTAAAAAACTTGGCATCTTGTTTATCCCCGATACCGTTATCAACTAATATCAACCTATTATCATCTTCAATTAATAAACAACGCATTGCCCAAGAGCAAAGGTTGTTTTCATCTGCCGGGTTCAACTTGTTCCACATCGTTTTCGGAACTACACCAAACATGGCGCCGCCGTCCAGCTTAAACATTCCCGTATTGATAGTATGTAGTTTCATAATTTTAATTTACCGTTACCGATTGTTTGGTACAGCTAATTTACTCTCTTTTAACAAGGCAGAAAACAGGAAAATTAAACCGATGGCAAAGTAAACAATTAATATCAATACCGCTTGGCGCATGTTGTACATATGATCTATTACCCCGAAACTTGCCATCCCCAGTACGATACCTATCTTTTCTGTAACATCGAAGTAACTGAAAAATGAGGTGGTATCTTTTGTTGGGGGAATCAACTTGGAATAAGTGGAACGGCTCAATGATTGAATGCCACCCATCACCAATCCAACCATTACGGCCAAACCGTAAAATTGGTATTCGTTGTATGTAAAATAAGCTATGACGCATACTGCCGCCCAGAATATTACCGTGAGAATCAATATTTTGAAGTTCCCGAACCGCTCCGACAAACGCGCCATCCCCCAAGCTCCCAAAACAGCTACTAATTGTATCAACACCACTGTCATGATCAACTTCTGATCTTCTAATTTTAGCTCCTTACTTCCGAAGATGGTGGCTGCCAGCATTACGGTTTGCACGCCCATGCTATAGAAGAAAAATGCCCGCAAGAAACGTTTCAGCACCGGGAGCTTCCGAACCTGTGCATAGACCTTTTTTAATTCGATAAACCCGTCTTTAAATATGTTACCATCTTGGTTACCAATAGGTTCTGATTTAGGTAGTCTCGGGAAAGTGTAAAATTGCGCGAAGGCCCACCACCAAATTCCAACCAAAAGGAATGTTACCAATACGGGCATTTCACCTTTCATTCCAAATGGCTCTAATGCCACCAAGGCGAAACCAATTAATTGCAAGATGACGCTCCCTATATAACCCAAGGAAAATCCCCTGGCGCTAACGCGGTCCCTAAGCTCTACCGGCGCAATATCGGGTAAATAGGCATTATAGAATACCAGCCCCCCACAATAACCAATGGTTGCCAGGATAAAGCAAATGACCCCGTATTCTGCCGGGCTTTCCATATTAAAGAAAAACAATGCGGCACAGGCAGTAGCGCCTATATAGCAAAAGAACCGTAAAAATTGTTTTTTATTGCCCCGGTTATCTGCTATAGAAGAAAGAATGGGAGTTAATATGGCTACCAGTAAAAAGGCGAAGGCGACGGAGTAATCGTACAGGGATGAATTTTTGAGCTGCCATCCGAAGAAGCTTACCTGGTCGCTGCCGGTAACTTTATTTCCCGTTTGAGCCAGGAAATATACCGGGAAAAAGGTCGTGGTAATAACGAGGTTATATACGGAATTGGCCCAGTCGTACATAGCCCAGCCGTTGATTACTTTCTTTTGTTCCTTATTCATAGGTGTTGCCATACAATAGTCGAAATATGATGAGAAATAACCGGTTGCATCCGGTGTTAATATTAATAAATAGGGCAGGCTTATTTATACTGGGCAATCTCGATCAACGTTTCACAAAAGCCGTATTCCTGGATATCGTTCGAACTTACGATAACCATCCTGTTCTTACAATATCTTTCTATTAATTCACGGTACAATTGAATACCGGCAGCATCGAGGTTGGTGCATGGTTCATCCAGCAATACAATAGGAACATCTGAAAAAATTGCCAGCGCTAATTTAGCCCGCTGTTTCATACCCGATGAAAAATAACGGATCTGCTTATGCCTGGCTTTTTGTAAACCTACGATTTGCATAATCTCTTGGGAAGATAATCCCGGGAGCCAGGATTTAAAACGGGTGTGAAAATCAAAACATTCCTGCAAGGAAAATTCCTCGATGAGCTCGAGGTAGGGCGCCGCGATGGAGAAGTGGTGAAAGAACCGGTCCTGGTCCAAAGATTTTGAATCAATTTGGTACAGGACCTTTCCTTCGCTTTGTTGATGATGACCGCTAATTACCTGGAGTAAGGTCGATTTCCCGGAACCGTTTGGCCCGAGGATAGCATAATGACCGTTTCCGCTGAATGATAAACTTACATTCCGGAAGATCCAGTCGTAATTATAGCGCTTTCCTACTTGGTTAAGCGAGATCGTCATTCGATTTAGTACTGTATCCTTTCATGATACCGCGGCCGGAGTCACGGATGAAAGAAAGTATTTCATCCCTTTCATCGGTTGCCGGAAATTCGGCCTCGATGATGCGGGTTGCTTTAGAAATATTATGACCTTTAACAAATATTACCCTGTAAATGTCGAGGATGTGGTTGATTTTTTCCAAGTTAAAACCCCTGCGTTTCAGTCCTACGGAGTTAACACCTACGTAGCTTAACGGCTCGCGGGCGGCCTTTACATACGGGGGTACATCTTTTCTTACCAGGGAGCCGCCGGTAATAAAGGCATGATCCCCGATTTTTACGAATTGATGCACGGCTACCATCCCGGCGAGTACCACGTTGTTACCAACTTTGATATGCCCGGCGAGGGTGGTGTTATTGGAAAAAATACAATTATCGCCCACCTCGCAATCGTGCGCGATATGGCAGTAAGCCATGATCAAGCAATTTTTACCGATGGTGGTTTTGAATTTATCCTTAGTGCCCCTGTTGATAGTTACGAACTCGCGGATAGTGGTATTGTCACCGATTTCTACGATCGTATCCTCGCCTTCAAATTTGAGGTCTTGAGGAATCGCGGAAATAACGGCTCCCGGGAAAATGCGGCAATTTTTGCCGATGCGGGCCCCTTCCATGATGGTAACATTCGATCCGATCCAGGTACCTTCACCGATCTCCACGTTTTTGTGGATTACTGTAAAAGGATCAATCTTAACATTAGGCGCTACTTTAGCGTCCGGGTGAATGTATGTAAGCGGATGAATCATTGCTCCTTATTTGCCTTCTCGTTTTATAATTTGAGCTACCAGATCAGCTTCTGTAGCCACTTTGTTTCCGATAAATACCGTACCACGCATTTCCACGATTCCCCTGCGAATAGGGCTGAGTAGCTCCATTTTCAGGATCATAGTATCGCCTGGTAATACTTTTTGTTTGAATTTACAATTGTCGATTTTCAAGAAGTATGTATCATACATTTCCGCATCCGGTAAAGGACTTAGGGCTAAGATACCGCCTACTTGCGCCAGCGCTTCAATTTGCAGCACACCGGGCATCACCGGGTTATTAGGGAAGTGACCTTGGAAGAACGATTCCGTGAAGGTAACGTTCTTAATACCGATCACTTTTTTGTGAGATAATTCGATGATTTTATCAACTAATAAGAAAGGATGACGGTGCGGTAAGAATTTTTCCATCATACGCACATCGTAGATCGGTGGTTGATTAGGATCGTACACCGGAACATCTTTCATGTGTTTATTTTTCTTGATATAAGCTTTGATCTTGCGGGCAAACTCCACGTTGGAAGCATGACCCGGCCTATTGGCGATGATATGCGCCTTAATAGGGTAGCCGATCAATGCCAAATCACCCACGATATCCAGCAACTTGTGGCGGGCCGGTTCGTTGGGGAAACGCAGCTCCACGTTGTTGAGGATGCCTTCGTTTTGCACCGCGATTTTATCACGGCCAAAAGCTTTGGCGATTGGTTTCAGCTGGTCTTCCGTCATAGGCTTATCTACCACGACGATAGCATTGTTGAGGTCACCGCCCTTGATCAGGTTGTTGGCCAACAGGTATTCTAATTCGTGCAAGAAGCAGAATGTTCTGCAAGGGGCGATTTCCTGCTTGAACTCCGACATATCTTTAAGGTTGGCATGCTGCGTACCCAATACTTGTGAATTAAAATCGATCAAGCAAGTGATCCTGTAATCCACGGAAGGGGTGGCGGTCATCTCCACCTTTTTCACCTCATCGTAATAAGTAATGTTGGTATCGATGGAATAGTAGATCTTTTGTGCGTCCTGTGCTTGGGCGCCAACTTTTTCGATCAGTTCTACAAATGGTTGGGAGCTACCGTCCATGATTGGAATTTCGGGGCCATCGAGTTCGATCAAGATATTATCGATTCCCATTCCAACAAGGGCTGCTAATAAATGTTCAACGGTACTCACGCGGGCGCCGTTATATTCAAGGGTAGTGCCCCTGGAGGTATCCACGACATAATCCACATCGGCTTTCACGATGGGTTGATCGGGTAAATCGATCCTTTGGAATTTGATCCCGAAGCCGGGGGTAGCCGGTTTAAGGGTCATATTGACGTGGGCTCCCGTATGCAAACCAACACCAGATACGGTCACTGGGGCCTTAAGTGTTTGTTGGTAAGGCAACTGTTGATGTTCCATCATAATAATTTCTATAATTCTATCCTACTAATAATGCTTAAACTCCTTGCCTTTCCGACAAAAGTTGTTTTACCATCTCCTCTAATTCTTTCACACGTTTTTCAAGGTCTGGCAAATTTCTAAAAATTGCTTGACTTTTCAGCGAACTTTTGTAATCGTAAGCCGGGGAGCCGGTTAGGGAGGCGTTTGGAGTGGTGATGGACTTACTGAGGCCGCTTTGCGCGTTGATCTTCGTACCATCAGCAATCTGGATGTGACCTACTATTCCCACCTGTCCGCCGATCACGCAGTTAACGCCGATCTTCGTACTACCGGAAACGCCCGTTTGAGCGGCGATCACGGTATTTTCACCAATTTCCACATTATGGGCTACTTGGATCAGGTTATCCAATTTAACCCCTGCTTTGATCACGGTAGATCCCATGGTCGCGCGATCTATAGTAGTGTTGGCACCGATTTCCACATCATCGTGGATATATACATTCCCGATTTGGGGTACTTTTTTATATTTTCCATCAGCCTGCGGGGCAAAACCGAAGCCATCGCCACCGATCACGCAACCCGCATGAAGGATCACCCTTTCACCTAGTACGCAATTATCGTAGACTTTCACACCTGGGAAAAGCACGGTATTGGCGCCGATCTGTACATTATCACCCAGGTAAACACCGGGATAGATCTTAACATTATCCCCCAACGATACATTTTCGCCCAGGTAGGCGAATGCGCCTATATATACATTAGAACCTACTTTCACTGATTCCGGTATAAAACTAGGCTGCTGTATGCCTACTTTATTGCCTTGCAATTGTGCATATTGTTCCAATAACGCGGCGAAACTACTATAAGCATCCTTAACACGGATTAAAGTTGCTTTCACCGGCCCTTCTAGGACAAGGTTTTCGTTCACGATCAGTATGGATGCATTCGTAGAATAAATGAAATCCTCGTATTTAGGATTGGCCACGAAGCTCAACATACCTTCGCCTGCCTCCTCGATTTTTGCAATATTGTGAACTTTAACTTCCGGATCCCCCTCTAGCTTACCTTGTAATAAGGTCGCTAATTGTAATGCGCTAAACTGCATAATTGTAATTTATATTTTTAACCACCAGGCCTTCACCGGACAATATAGATAAATTTTCTAACATGTTATTTTCTTATAAAACCTTGTTAGCCTAGATTTTTGGATGACAAATGTAGAATTTTTTTATCGGTATCGCTAAAGTATGAGTAACTAATGCATCGTCGATAGAAGAAATATCCTTTACAATACCATTTTTGAATAAGATATTGATCTTTTCATCATTTACATTATACGCTCTAACACTCGTTTCATCCGAAAATACCAGGTAATCCAAATCCTCTCCCGTTAAACCAAATTTTGCCGAAGCCTGTTCTTTTATCCCCGCAATCAATGCCGGGTCTATAGGTTGACTGCTCAATTGAACTTTAAATAATTTCCTGTTTATCAACCAGTTGCATAGTAAACTAAGCACCGGGTCACTATGGATTGTCCAGGCCTTGATGGCGCCCATAATATCATAATCGTCCAGCAGGCAGAATTGTGACAAGCAGTCCTGCTGCTCTATAAACGATTGTTTATCAATCTTTTTATATAAAAAATGGTGTAATGCCGGCGAAGCAAACAAATCGGCTCCTTCCATGGCCAATTTTTTTGCCCTTGATAAGATCTTTACGAGCATATTTTCGGCGCTCAAGACCGCTTTGTGCAAATATACTTGCCAATACATCAAACGCCGTGCTACGATGAATTTTTCTACTGAATAAATCCCCTTTTCTTCTACCATCAACTCCCCGTTGCGCACGGTGAGCATCTTTAATATCCTATCGTAACCGATAACCCCTTCTGAAACACCGGTAAAGAAGCTATCGCGGTTGAGGTAATCCATCCTGTCCACATCTAATTGGCTGGAAACCAATTGATGTAAAAAGTTTTTATGGTACCTGCCGTTAAAAATTTCAATAGCTAAATCCAGTTCGCCTTCAAATTCCTTGTTCAAGGCTTGCATTAATAGCTGGGAAATT includes the following:
- a CDS encoding RecQ family ATP-dependent DNA helicase codes for the protein MKTPRERNYSRVLNKEIGLITPVTILKQYWGHPKFRPLQEDIVQAILAGKDTLALLPTGGGKSICFQVPTMMLKGMCLVVSPLIALMKDQVENLRKKNISAAHIYAGMPFNEVEKLMNQARNGKFKFLYVSPERLQSKRFLEYCEDLPVKLIAVDEAHCISQWGYDFRPAYLKIASIRSYFPGTPILALTATATKKVRKDICEKLEMADPQVFTKSFVRSNLSYSVLEEAAKINKIRVMLERVKGTAVIYCRNRRHTKEIAQALAANGVSADYYHAGLTTAERNHKQEAWIGNRIRVMVCTNAFGMGIDKPDVRLVVHADVPDSLEAYYQEAGRAGRDEQKAFAVLLFTPDDLSEMTDRIPLQFPSNVEIKEVYQGIVNYLQVPVGSAEGLYFDFDINDFVKKFGINITLAYSAIRILEQEGVIQLSESILLPSRAEFIVNKDALYDFEEQNPQLEPLTKALLRAYEGIFDQSTKVFERQLARILRTTDKVVVQQLQQLHQLGIIHYMPKKDEPQLCFLQPRVPTEQLSIDAVRIQLLKQSYEERVAAIIDYAQNQDECRTQALVAYFGEESAAPCGVCDVCIAKKHAQLTPGNVEELSKEILTHLAEPHTFEQLKSKVQVEIEDHLHHTLMFLVAEGFIERDEMGVMKKK
- a CDS encoding trimeric intracellular cation channel family protein; translation: MIYYWIDMIGTFMFAISGALAAWDKKMYHDIFGVSFTAFVTAIGGGTLRDVILGIHPIVWVKDQSYIIAIACGVLVTVLFRRYLLRYRRSLFLFDTIGIGFYTILGVQKSLAFGVNPWAAVIMGMMSAIFGGVIRDTLVNEIPLIFSRQIYATACLAGATLYILLGYTGIDPNINTIIGIILIISIRLFSLRKGWSLPYLEKARK
- a CDS encoding co-chaperone GroES produces the protein MHITTDNKLKKLIVVGDRVLIKPTSANERTESGLYLPPGVAEKEKVQQGYVIKTGPGYAIPIPTEDEPWKQDDEKVKYIPLQAHEGDLAIFLVSGATEVVYQGDKYFIVPQSAILMLEREEEL
- a CDS encoding Gfo/Idh/MocA family oxidoreductase; protein product: MSQPIKTGVCSFGHSGSVFHAPFLHVNPGFEFTAIVERSKDLARKIYPYVKVYRSIEELMADETLELIVVNTPNTTHYSYTKMALEAGKNVVVEKPFTVTVAEGHELIELAKSKNLMISVYQNRRYDSDYKMIKQVVQQGLLGDILEVEFHYDRFKEELSHKKHKEVAQKGTGVLYDLGSHIIDQALSLFGMPQAVFGDVRMIRNNSVIDDYFELLLYYPNMRARIKSSYLVREALPAYILHGRKGSFIKHKADIQETLLLKGLMPVGEDWGAESPHEWGLLHTEIDGQIVKEYLPSGKGNYMEYYQGVYEHLREGKLNPVPPEEGLNVIKIIEAGFLSSETRHVVEL
- a CDS encoding helicase HerA-like domain-containing protein, translated to MANQEAFLQSIQNGYTFKGESFKLGCAMLEGQVIPGATVNLPLRMMNRHGLVAGATGTGKTKTIQIIAEGLSDASVPVLLMDIKGDLSGIAAKGSDNPKIQERYQKIGGEFVPQSFPTELLSLSNEKGVRLRATVSEFGPVLLSKILELNDTQAGLVAMLFKFCDDEQLPLLDLKDFKKVLQFASDEGKATLEKDYGKISTSSTGTILRKVIELEQQGADLFFGEKSFEVDDLMRINEDGRGMISILRVTDIQDRPKLFSTFMLSLLAELYATMPEEGDMDKPKLVMFIDEAHLIFQEASDALLQQIETIVKLIRSKGVGIFFCTQNPMDVPAAVLGQLGLKVQHALRAFTAKDRKTIKETAENYPLSDFYDTATLLTQIGTGEALITCLNEKGIPTPLAATMLVAPRSRMDILSEQEIDALISKSKLTQKYNQTIDNESAYEILSEKLAVAAKEEAPATKERRSSGRKKEEKSLLDSILSSSAARQATRTATNMITRSILGALGLGGKSSKKSSWF